One Chaetodon trifascialis isolate fChaTrf1 chromosome 13, fChaTrf1.hap1, whole genome shotgun sequence DNA segment encodes these proteins:
- the LOC139340825 gene encoding zinc finger protein 318-like isoform X1, whose protein sequence is MYRGRPPPIGGYPPPFEGRGPPPRPYPAPGYRDDRNRPRPPYHPGYHEHVPADSYRRSPPRRRYPSPGSGSHRGGEYWAGGPPKEKSSSPRGSVPLDHNLVITVGNELTGPPGSAPSWHHDREHPPRPEYERSRGRSRPRSRSRDQSLDRSRAKSRGRSKSRARSRSRPRSQSRSPDWSQAKSRGRSKSRAKSRGRSKSRSPDRSRAKSRGRSKSRLRSRSRSRSRSRGRSRGRSYSKAASHGRSKSRQMSRSRSRSISSSSSSHSGGDRDARSRKEFKELETARRRKELEEMLSLPTKSILKKRNDVEDSPSLMITDSPRGLEGSNISQVVDQLLLAVKGMEPHRVASVLSELQSDPQMAQRAGLNTEIKEILNLLGGQAIGSKAQERSSDDIDDEEKFLYGDSEEPKPPPASEPIRHHGLDLYGEVTEDTLYGDYTQQQAVVAQTYGLPPGASPHLQAPLTTREMDMRYVSRPTISPNQNISIQVSNSTYPPGTEPLEESERQALEEYDKIQDLLKTIGLDLGVVEISEMAARTKERLHGNKPPLKTPTRCRHYSSGSSDGSHRSWGRRRQSRSGGSTSSSSRSGSRGRGGSWSSDSSNGRRKSSTLPRSRKGKDKDVKETEAEQGATVPQKIPDQKTVPPHHGVPIPTYPPPQVHSTLPNFPPPGYGHYGNYLPYMHQQWPPMYPPPNMTLPPQTSPDGVPPTLPYKQPYSTAVPEPAAKGQSHQGDGLEKGKVSSHDRRVSEEENNESQKQKVLEERENLKQEREIRMKKKEYLMKELERLRKQQGELLRKKRREKGGHKDPLLQEISHLQEEVMTQISNLRKEHEAAEKKRNEIDKVALILGLSPSDRPRRISKPAEDREDDPPPLETRRQEPERSPEGRRAASGSMIKQTSVAPPSSGASLNKPPISAPTLPPTPPLEPFEYYDAGNHWCKNCNVTSGSMFDFFTHLHSKTHRKTLDPYDRPWASTPTKTVKNTLSEEKQMKPAKGSEFLLPVRGFFCLLCKEFYGDAVCAEAHVTTHAHNEKYKKQMYENPLYEQRRNLDRQAGLASETSGKKRKHEDDEKGNQDKEEKSKHKKEKKDKEKKKADDDAVQNEEKSKVKKKEEKLKQDFGDVISLEEDRPSYNKKEEEGKYKCSKKDDKYQYSREEEERGKYSRRDEDDRFKYSREEEYRSRYRRDEDRPKYGPREDEDKYKYGKYPDFRSKYDRERDEGKAKEEKEAAKKFEAGKPVGKPEVSKFEPPPKPHDPPKILSGPSPAMRAKLRKQSLEASKPATAAMTPSFGKFTWKKKENVLAKEAQKVAAEFIKDDEMAVKQNPVLAEDSFAKSVAVAKEIAQKLSGQQNMPPPWVSNRGRIRPNLPAPAAVLRKTAMMGKPAPLNTFLSIRPQNTSLQGPPQKDEVIIPGPLTTALNAQNVQLEANPEPQSNKPGPFEAIPAPVVARPEPVEANPLPPVSRPEPLEVKSVLSEAQPSSSEAKPAPSGATRASSTAKPVQPPMIKIVSDVAAPGVPESEQTHTVFVKPPPFMSMGDGAQKSEKVKSNLAAAKAQDLFDIFYSSQSGICSITKPATSTRAEESSTNKGQLPVPQAQKPKPQCQLLTPSQPAVVSTSPHQVSNTLPSPQTQPESDLQIASVWSLQSTPASTPEIAPSKTTLQTIQPKLTPPAQSEAQSVPQKQWLTLQSESQIPPQSEPAEVDPTTPTQSQSNQAPQIQTEPQSEPQQDKYTEPQSHPETHRETAPEPESKPGPKTRGKATPTKRTPPAPRPVQQTRSQTRYQTRQQQQQQQSHSEPEPEPEPEPELPSADSDSAASDPKGLDTSDAGPGLLAEERAPNEGDPQMMEITSETLDLPSTLTSLDFESDLNFS, encoded by the exons ATGTACCGTGGTCGGCCTCCGCCGATAGGAGGCTACCCGCCGCCTTTCGAGGGCCGAGGTCCGCCTCCGAGGCCTTACCCGGCACCGGGCTACAGAGACGACAGGAACCGGCCCAGGCCACCGTACCACCCCGGCTACCACGAACATGTTCCCGCGGACTCCTATCGCCGCTCTCCGCCGCGCAGGAGGTACCCTTCCCCCGGGTCAGGAAGTCACCGAGGCGGAGAGTACTGGGCCGGTGGGCCGCCTAAAGAG AAGTCTTCGTCGCCTCGTGGGTCAGTTCCCCTCGACCACAACCTGGTCATCACTGTCGGCAACGAGCTGACTGGACCACCTGGATCGGCCCCCTCGTGGCATCATGACAG agaaCACCCTCCTCGACCAGAGTACGAGCGGAGCCGGGGCCGGAGTCGCCCTCGCAGCCGGAGTCGAGACCAAAGTCTGGACCGGAGCCGGGCCAAGAGTCGGGGACGGAGCAAGAGTCGGGCCAGGAGCAGGAGCCGACCCCGCAGCCAGAGCCGCAGTCCGGACTGGAGCCAGGCCAAGAGCCGGGGCCGGAGCAAAAGCCGGGCCAAGAGCCGGGGCCGGAGCAAGAGCCGCAGTCCGGACCGGAGTCGGGCCAAGAGCCGGGGCCGGAGCAAGAGCCGCCTCCGCAGCAGGTCTAgatccaggtccaggtccagaggGCGGAGCAGAGGACGGAGCTACAGCAAAGCGGCGAGCCACGGACGTAGTAAGAGCCGGCAGATGAGTCGAAGCCGCAGTCGCAGCATCAGCTCGAGCTCGAGCAGCCACAGCGGGGGCGACAGAGATGCCAGATCCAGAAAGGAGTTCAAAGAGCTAGAGACAGCTCGACgcaggaaggagctggaggagatgctGAGTCTGCCAACGAAATCCATCCTGAAGAAACGCAACGACGTCGAGGACTCGCCGTCGCTCATG atcaCAGACTCTCCCAGAGGTCTGGAGGGCTCCAACATTTCTCAGGTGGTCGACCAGCTACTTCTGGCCGTTAAAGGCATGGAGCCTCACAGGGTGGCCTCAGTGCTGTCGGAGCTGCAGTCTGACCCACAGATGGCTCAACGCGCCGGCCTCAACACCGAGATCAAAGAGATCCTCAACCTGCTGGGAGGACAGGCGATTGGGTCCAAGGCTCAGGAGAGATCTTCGGATGATATCGACGATGAAGAGAAGTTCCTTTACGGAGACTCGGAGGAGCCCAAACCTCCACCAGCATCCGAGCCAATCCGGCACCATGGCCTGGATCTATATGGAGAAGTGACAGAGGACACGCTGTATGGAGACTACACCCAGCAGCAAGCCGTTGTTGCACAGACATACGGCCTCCCGCCGGGGGCCTCTCCTCACCTTCAGGCCCCTCTCACCACGAGAGAGATGGACATGAGGTACGTGAGCCGGCCCACCATCAGCCCCAACCAGAACATCTCGATCCAGGTGTCGAACTCTACATATCCTCCGGGGACGGAGCCGCTGGAGGAGAGCGAGCGTCAGGCACTGGAGGAGTACGATAAGATCCAGGACCTGCTGAAGACCATCGGCCTGGACTTGGGCGTGGTCGAGATCAGCGAGATGGCCGCCAGGACCAAAGAGCGGCTCCATGGGAACAAGCCGCCCTTGAAGACACCTACGCGCTGCAGGCATTACTCCTCTGGCAGCTCGGATGGCAGCCACCGCAGCTGGGGCCGCAGGAGGCAGAGCCGCAGTGGcggcagcaccagcagcagcagcaggagtggCAGCCGCGGGCGGGGGGGCAGTTGGAGCAGCGACAGCAGCAACGGCCGCAGGAAAAGCTCCACTCTGCCCAGGTCTCGCAAAGGCAAAGACAAAGACGTGAAAGAGACGGAGGCTGAGCAGGGAGCCACAGTGCCACAGAAAATCCCCGACCAAAAGACTGTTCCCCCTCACCACGGGGTGCCCATACCCACCTACCCCCCCCCACAGGTCCACAGCACGTTGCCTAACTTTCCCCCGCCAGGTTACGGCCACTATGGAAACTACCTTCCCTACATGCACCAGCAATGGCCGCCCATGTACCCGCCCCCCAACATGACCCTGCCCCCCCAGACCAGCCCCGACGGGGTCCCCCCGACTCTGCCCTACAAACAGCCCTATAGCACAGCAGTCCCTGAGCCGGCGGCCAAAGGTCAGTCTCATCAGGGTGACGGATTAGAGAAGGGAAAAGTCAGCAGCCATGACAGGAGAGTGTCTGAGGAGGAGAACAACGAGAGCCAGAAACAAAAG gttctggaggagagagagaatctgaaacaggaaagagagatcaggatgaagaagaaggaaTATCtgatgaaggagctggagagacTCAGGAAGCAACAAG GCGAGCTCCTGAGGAAGAAGCGCCGGGAGAAAGGCGGCCACAAAGACCCTCTGCTGCAGGAGATCAgccacctgcaggaggaggtcaTGACTCAGATCTCCAACCTGCGCAAGGAGCATGAGGCTGCTGAGAAGAAACGCAACGAGATCGACAAGGTGGCGCTCATCCTGGGCCTGAGTCCGTCCGACCGGCCCCGCAGGATCAGCAAGCCGGCCGAGGACCGGGAGGACGATCCGCCGCCCCTGGAGACGAGGAGACAGGAGCCAGAGAGGAGTCCTGAGGGCCGGCGGGCAGCCAGCGGCTCCATGATAAAG CAGACCTCAGTGGCGCCGCCGTCATCAGGAGCGTCCCTGAACAAACCGCCCATCAGCGCCCCAACTCTGCCTCCGACCCCGCCGCTGGAGCCATTTGAGTACTACGACGCTGGAAACCACTGGTGCAAAAACTGTAATGTCACCTCTGGCTCCATGTTTGATTTTTTCACGCACTTGCACAGCAAAACACATCGAAAG ACTCTGGACCCGTACGACCGGCCCTGGGCTTCCACTCCCACCAAAACCGTCAAGAACACGCTGtcagaggagaagcagatgaAACCTGCCAAAG gttCAGAGTTCTTGCTGCCCGTCAGAGGATTCTTCTGCCTGCTGTGTAAAGAGTTTTATGGAGACGCCGTTTGTGCAGAAGCGCACGTCACCACACATGCTCACAACGAGAAGTACAAG AAACAAATGTACGAGAATCCCTTGTATGAACAGAGGAGGAACCTGGACCGCCAGGCAGGACTGGCCTCAGAGACAAGTGGAAAGAAACGCAAACATGAGGACGACGAGAAAGGAAACCAAGACAAGGAAGAAAAATCCAAacacaaaaaggagaaaaaggacaaagagaaaaagaaggcagACGATGACGCTGTCCAGAATGAAGAGAAGTCTAAAGTtaaaaagaaggaggagaagctgaagcAGGATTTTGGAGATGTCATAAGCCTGGAAGAGGACAGGCCTTCTTACaacaagaaagaggaggaaggaaagtaTAAATGCAGCAAGAAGGATGACAAATACCaatacagcagagaggaagaagagaggggtAAATACAGCAGAAGAGACGAGGACGACAGATTCAAATATAGTAGAGAAGAGGAGTATCGGTCCCGGTATCGCAGGGATGAAGACCGTCCCAAATATGGGCCAAGAGAAGACGAAGACAAATATAAATACGGTAAATATCCAGATTTCAGATCCAAATATGACAGAGAGCGAGATGAAGGGAAAGCtaaggaagagaaggaagcGGCCAAGAAGTTTGAGGCAGGTAAACCAGTCGGGAAACCAGAAGTCAGCAAGTTTGAACCTCCGCCAAAGCCCCATGACCCACCCAAAATCCTCTCTGGACCCAGTCCAGCCATGAGGGCAAAGCTCCGCAAACAGAGCCTGGAAGCCAGCAAACCGGCAACTGCAGCCATGACCCCTTCATTCGGAAAGTTCACttggaagaagaaggagaacgTTCTGGCAAAGGAGGCGCAGAAAGTTGCCGCAGAGTTCATCAAGGATGACGAAATGGCTGTTAAGCAGAATCCAGTCTTGGCAGAGGACTCTTTTGCAAAatctgtggctgttgctaaGGAGATCGCCCAGAAGCTGTCAGGCCAGCAGAACATGCCTCCTCCTTGGGTATCTAATAGGGGAAGGATCCGACCAAATCTCCCTGCACCCGCTGCAGTCCTGAGGAAAACAGCCATGATGGGTAAACCTGCACCCCTGAATACCTTCCTCTCCATCAGACCCCAAAACACCAGTTTACAAGGGCCCCCTCAAAAAGACGAAGTGATAATCCCGGGACCTCTCACAACGGCTCTCAATGCTCAGAATGTACAGCTGGAAGCTAACCCTGAGCCACAAAGTAATAAACCTGGGCCATTTGAAGCTATACCTGCACCGGTGGTTGCTAGACCAGAGCCAGTTGAGGCCAACCCTCTTCCGCCAGTGTCAAGACCTGAACCATTGGAGGTGAAATCTGTGCTATCTGAGGCTCAACCTTCATCATCTGAGGCTAAAC CTGCACCATCTGGAGCTACACGTGCTTCATCCACTGCTAAACCTGTACAACCACCAATGATAAAGATAGTGTCTGACGTGGCAGCTCCCGGTGTGCCAGAAAGCGAGCAAACTCATACAGTGTTTGTCAAGCCTCCACCTTTCATGTCCATGGGAGATGGAGCTCAGAAGTCAGAGAAAGTTAAGAGTAACCTGGCTGCAGCAAAAGCCCAGGACTTGTTTGATATTTTctacagcagccaatcaggcaTCTGTTCTATCACCAAACCAGCAACCAGTACCAGAGCTGAAGAGAGTAGCACAAATAAAGGTCAACTACCTGTCCCACAAGCACAAAAACCCAAACCTCAGTGTCAGCTTCTTACCCCATCCCAACCAGCTGTGGTCAGTACATCCCCGCACCAAGTCTCAAACACTCTCCCAAGTCCCCAAACCCAGCCAGAATCAGACCTTCAGATTGCATCTGTTTGGTCTTTGCAGTCTACCCCGGCCTCAACACCTGAGATTGCTCCATCCAAAACAACTTTACAAACAATCCAACCAAAATTGACTCCACCAGCCCAGTCTGAAGCTCAGAGCGTACCCCAAAAGCAGTGGTTGACTCTTCAATCGGAGTCCCAAATCCCCCCACAAAGTGAGCCTGCTGAGGTGGACCCAACAACTCCAACTCAATCACAGTCCAACCAGGCTCCACAAATCCAAACAGAGCCACAATCTGAACCTCAACAAGACAAGTACACAGAGCCCCAGTCCCACCCAGAGACCCATCGTGAAACAGCTCCAGAACCTGAATCCAAACCAGGCCCCAAAACTAGGGGTAAGGCGACTCCGACAAAGAGAACCCCTCCTGCCCCTCGCCCTGTCCAACAAACCAGATCCCAAACCAGATACCAGacccggcagcagcagcagcagcagcaaagccattcagagccagagccagagccagagccagagcctgAGCTGCCTTCAGCAGATTCTGACTCGGCAGCTTCAGACCCAAAGGGGCTGGACACATCAGATGCCGGCCCTGGCTTGCTGGCAGAGGAGAGGGCACCCAACGAGGGGGACCCTCAGATGATGGAAATCACCTCTGAAACCCTGGACCTCCCCTCCACATTGACCTCTCTGGACTTTGAGTCAGATCTTAACTTTTCATAG
- the LOC139340825 gene encoding zinc finger protein 318-like isoform X2, which produces MYRGRPPPIGGYPPPFEGRGPPPRPYPAPGYRDDRNRPRPPYHPGYHEHVPADSYRRSPPRRRYPSPGSGSHRGGEYWAGGPPKEKSSSPRGSVPLDHNLVITVGNELTGPPGSAPSWHHDREHPPRPEYERSRGRSRPRSRSRDQSLDRSRAKSRGRSKSRARSRSRPRSQSRSPDWSQAKSRGRSKSRAKSRGRSKSRSPDRSRAKSRGRSKSRLRSRSRSRSRSRGRSRGRSYSKAASHGRSKSRQMSRSRSRSISSSSSSHSGGDRDARSRKEFKELETARRRKELEEMLSLPTKSILKKRNDVEDSPSLMITDSPRGLEGSNISQVVDQLLLAVKGMEPHRVASVLSELQSDPQMAQRAGLNTEIKEILNLLGGQAIGSKAQERSSDDIDDEEKFLYGDSEEPKPPPASEPIRHHGLDLYGEVTEDTLYGDYTQQQAVVAQTYGLPPGASPHLQAPLTTREMDMRYVSRPTISPNQNISIQVSNSTYPPGTEPLEESERQALEEYDKIQDLLKTIGLDLGVVEISEMAARTKERLHGNKPPLKTPTRCRHYSSGSSDGSHRSWGRRRQSRSGGSTSSSSRSGSRGRGGSWSSDSSNGRRKSSTLPRSRKGKDKDVKETEAEQGATVPQKIPDQKTVPPHHGVPIPTYPPPQVHSTLPNFPPPGYGHYGNYLPYMHQQWPPMYPPPNMTLPPQTSPDGVPPTLPYKQPYSTAVPEPAAKGQSHQGDGLEKGKVSSHDRRVSEEENNESQKQKVLEERENLKQEREIRMKKKEYLMKELERLRKQQGELLRKKRREKGGHKDPLLQEISHLQEEVMTQISNLRKEHEAAEKKRNEIDKVALILGLSPSDRPRRISKPAEDREDDPPPLETRRQEPERSPEGRRAASGSMIKTSVAPPSSGASLNKPPISAPTLPPTPPLEPFEYYDAGNHWCKNCNVTSGSMFDFFTHLHSKTHRKTLDPYDRPWASTPTKTVKNTLSEEKQMKPAKGSEFLLPVRGFFCLLCKEFYGDAVCAEAHVTTHAHNEKYKKQMYENPLYEQRRNLDRQAGLASETSGKKRKHEDDEKGNQDKEEKSKHKKEKKDKEKKKADDDAVQNEEKSKVKKKEEKLKQDFGDVISLEEDRPSYNKKEEEGKYKCSKKDDKYQYSREEEERGKYSRRDEDDRFKYSREEEYRSRYRRDEDRPKYGPREDEDKYKYGKYPDFRSKYDRERDEGKAKEEKEAAKKFEAGKPVGKPEVSKFEPPPKPHDPPKILSGPSPAMRAKLRKQSLEASKPATAAMTPSFGKFTWKKKENVLAKEAQKVAAEFIKDDEMAVKQNPVLAEDSFAKSVAVAKEIAQKLSGQQNMPPPWVSNRGRIRPNLPAPAAVLRKTAMMGKPAPLNTFLSIRPQNTSLQGPPQKDEVIIPGPLTTALNAQNVQLEANPEPQSNKPGPFEAIPAPVVARPEPVEANPLPPVSRPEPLEVKSVLSEAQPSSSEAKPAPSGATRASSTAKPVQPPMIKIVSDVAAPGVPESEQTHTVFVKPPPFMSMGDGAQKSEKVKSNLAAAKAQDLFDIFYSSQSGICSITKPATSTRAEESSTNKGQLPVPQAQKPKPQCQLLTPSQPAVVSTSPHQVSNTLPSPQTQPESDLQIASVWSLQSTPASTPEIAPSKTTLQTIQPKLTPPAQSEAQSVPQKQWLTLQSESQIPPQSEPAEVDPTTPTQSQSNQAPQIQTEPQSEPQQDKYTEPQSHPETHRETAPEPESKPGPKTRGKATPTKRTPPAPRPVQQTRSQTRYQTRQQQQQQQSHSEPEPEPEPEPELPSADSDSAASDPKGLDTSDAGPGLLAEERAPNEGDPQMMEITSETLDLPSTLTSLDFESDLNFS; this is translated from the exons ATGTACCGTGGTCGGCCTCCGCCGATAGGAGGCTACCCGCCGCCTTTCGAGGGCCGAGGTCCGCCTCCGAGGCCTTACCCGGCACCGGGCTACAGAGACGACAGGAACCGGCCCAGGCCACCGTACCACCCCGGCTACCACGAACATGTTCCCGCGGACTCCTATCGCCGCTCTCCGCCGCGCAGGAGGTACCCTTCCCCCGGGTCAGGAAGTCACCGAGGCGGAGAGTACTGGGCCGGTGGGCCGCCTAAAGAG AAGTCTTCGTCGCCTCGTGGGTCAGTTCCCCTCGACCACAACCTGGTCATCACTGTCGGCAACGAGCTGACTGGACCACCTGGATCGGCCCCCTCGTGGCATCATGACAG agaaCACCCTCCTCGACCAGAGTACGAGCGGAGCCGGGGCCGGAGTCGCCCTCGCAGCCGGAGTCGAGACCAAAGTCTGGACCGGAGCCGGGCCAAGAGTCGGGGACGGAGCAAGAGTCGGGCCAGGAGCAGGAGCCGACCCCGCAGCCAGAGCCGCAGTCCGGACTGGAGCCAGGCCAAGAGCCGGGGCCGGAGCAAAAGCCGGGCCAAGAGCCGGGGCCGGAGCAAGAGCCGCAGTCCGGACCGGAGTCGGGCCAAGAGCCGGGGCCGGAGCAAGAGCCGCCTCCGCAGCAGGTCTAgatccaggtccaggtccagaggGCGGAGCAGAGGACGGAGCTACAGCAAAGCGGCGAGCCACGGACGTAGTAAGAGCCGGCAGATGAGTCGAAGCCGCAGTCGCAGCATCAGCTCGAGCTCGAGCAGCCACAGCGGGGGCGACAGAGATGCCAGATCCAGAAAGGAGTTCAAAGAGCTAGAGACAGCTCGACgcaggaaggagctggaggagatgctGAGTCTGCCAACGAAATCCATCCTGAAGAAACGCAACGACGTCGAGGACTCGCCGTCGCTCATG atcaCAGACTCTCCCAGAGGTCTGGAGGGCTCCAACATTTCTCAGGTGGTCGACCAGCTACTTCTGGCCGTTAAAGGCATGGAGCCTCACAGGGTGGCCTCAGTGCTGTCGGAGCTGCAGTCTGACCCACAGATGGCTCAACGCGCCGGCCTCAACACCGAGATCAAAGAGATCCTCAACCTGCTGGGAGGACAGGCGATTGGGTCCAAGGCTCAGGAGAGATCTTCGGATGATATCGACGATGAAGAGAAGTTCCTTTACGGAGACTCGGAGGAGCCCAAACCTCCACCAGCATCCGAGCCAATCCGGCACCATGGCCTGGATCTATATGGAGAAGTGACAGAGGACACGCTGTATGGAGACTACACCCAGCAGCAAGCCGTTGTTGCACAGACATACGGCCTCCCGCCGGGGGCCTCTCCTCACCTTCAGGCCCCTCTCACCACGAGAGAGATGGACATGAGGTACGTGAGCCGGCCCACCATCAGCCCCAACCAGAACATCTCGATCCAGGTGTCGAACTCTACATATCCTCCGGGGACGGAGCCGCTGGAGGAGAGCGAGCGTCAGGCACTGGAGGAGTACGATAAGATCCAGGACCTGCTGAAGACCATCGGCCTGGACTTGGGCGTGGTCGAGATCAGCGAGATGGCCGCCAGGACCAAAGAGCGGCTCCATGGGAACAAGCCGCCCTTGAAGACACCTACGCGCTGCAGGCATTACTCCTCTGGCAGCTCGGATGGCAGCCACCGCAGCTGGGGCCGCAGGAGGCAGAGCCGCAGTGGcggcagcaccagcagcagcagcaggagtggCAGCCGCGGGCGGGGGGGCAGTTGGAGCAGCGACAGCAGCAACGGCCGCAGGAAAAGCTCCACTCTGCCCAGGTCTCGCAAAGGCAAAGACAAAGACGTGAAAGAGACGGAGGCTGAGCAGGGAGCCACAGTGCCACAGAAAATCCCCGACCAAAAGACTGTTCCCCCTCACCACGGGGTGCCCATACCCACCTACCCCCCCCCACAGGTCCACAGCACGTTGCCTAACTTTCCCCCGCCAGGTTACGGCCACTATGGAAACTACCTTCCCTACATGCACCAGCAATGGCCGCCCATGTACCCGCCCCCCAACATGACCCTGCCCCCCCAGACCAGCCCCGACGGGGTCCCCCCGACTCTGCCCTACAAACAGCCCTATAGCACAGCAGTCCCTGAGCCGGCGGCCAAAGGTCAGTCTCATCAGGGTGACGGATTAGAGAAGGGAAAAGTCAGCAGCCATGACAGGAGAGTGTCTGAGGAGGAGAACAACGAGAGCCAGAAACAAAAG gttctggaggagagagagaatctgaaacaggaaagagagatcaggatgaagaagaaggaaTATCtgatgaaggagctggagagacTCAGGAAGCAACAAG GCGAGCTCCTGAGGAAGAAGCGCCGGGAGAAAGGCGGCCACAAAGACCCTCTGCTGCAGGAGATCAgccacctgcaggaggaggtcaTGACTCAGATCTCCAACCTGCGCAAGGAGCATGAGGCTGCTGAGAAGAAACGCAACGAGATCGACAAGGTGGCGCTCATCCTGGGCCTGAGTCCGTCCGACCGGCCCCGCAGGATCAGCAAGCCGGCCGAGGACCGGGAGGACGATCCGCCGCCCCTGGAGACGAGGAGACAGGAGCCAGAGAGGAGTCCTGAGGGCCGGCGGGCAGCCAGCGGCTCCATGATAAAG ACCTCAGTGGCGCCGCCGTCATCAGGAGCGTCCCTGAACAAACCGCCCATCAGCGCCCCAACTCTGCCTCCGACCCCGCCGCTGGAGCCATTTGAGTACTACGACGCTGGAAACCACTGGTGCAAAAACTGTAATGTCACCTCTGGCTCCATGTTTGATTTTTTCACGCACTTGCACAGCAAAACACATCGAAAG ACTCTGGACCCGTACGACCGGCCCTGGGCTTCCACTCCCACCAAAACCGTCAAGAACACGCTGtcagaggagaagcagatgaAACCTGCCAAAG gttCAGAGTTCTTGCTGCCCGTCAGAGGATTCTTCTGCCTGCTGTGTAAAGAGTTTTATGGAGACGCCGTTTGTGCAGAAGCGCACGTCACCACACATGCTCACAACGAGAAGTACAAG AAACAAATGTACGAGAATCCCTTGTATGAACAGAGGAGGAACCTGGACCGCCAGGCAGGACTGGCCTCAGAGACAAGTGGAAAGAAACGCAAACATGAGGACGACGAGAAAGGAAACCAAGACAAGGAAGAAAAATCCAAacacaaaaaggagaaaaaggacaaagagaaaaagaaggcagACGATGACGCTGTCCAGAATGAAGAGAAGTCTAAAGTtaaaaagaaggaggagaagctgaagcAGGATTTTGGAGATGTCATAAGCCTGGAAGAGGACAGGCCTTCTTACaacaagaaagaggaggaaggaaagtaTAAATGCAGCAAGAAGGATGACAAATACCaatacagcagagaggaagaagagaggggtAAATACAGCAGAAGAGACGAGGACGACAGATTCAAATATAGTAGAGAAGAGGAGTATCGGTCCCGGTATCGCAGGGATGAAGACCGTCCCAAATATGGGCCAAGAGAAGACGAAGACAAATATAAATACGGTAAATATCCAGATTTCAGATCCAAATATGACAGAGAGCGAGATGAAGGGAAAGCtaaggaagagaaggaagcGGCCAAGAAGTTTGAGGCAGGTAAACCAGTCGGGAAACCAGAAGTCAGCAAGTTTGAACCTCCGCCAAAGCCCCATGACCCACCCAAAATCCTCTCTGGACCCAGTCCAGCCATGAGGGCAAAGCTCCGCAAACAGAGCCTGGAAGCCAGCAAACCGGCAACTGCAGCCATGACCCCTTCATTCGGAAAGTTCACttggaagaagaaggagaacgTTCTGGCAAAGGAGGCGCAGAAAGTTGCCGCAGAGTTCATCAAGGATGACGAAATGGCTGTTAAGCAGAATCCAGTCTTGGCAGAGGACTCTTTTGCAAAatctgtggctgttgctaaGGAGATCGCCCAGAAGCTGTCAGGCCAGCAGAACATGCCTCCTCCTTGGGTATCTAATAGGGGAAGGATCCGACCAAATCTCCCTGCACCCGCTGCAGTCCTGAGGAAAACAGCCATGATGGGTAAACCTGCACCCCTGAATACCTTCCTCTCCATCAGACCCCAAAACACCAGTTTACAAGGGCCCCCTCAAAAAGACGAAGTGATAATCCCGGGACCTCTCACAACGGCTCTCAATGCTCAGAATGTACAGCTGGAAGCTAACCCTGAGCCACAAAGTAATAAACCTGGGCCATTTGAAGCTATACCTGCACCGGTGGTTGCTAGACCAGAGCCAGTTGAGGCCAACCCTCTTCCGCCAGTGTCAAGACCTGAACCATTGGAGGTGAAATCTGTGCTATCTGAGGCTCAACCTTCATCATCTGAGGCTAAAC CTGCACCATCTGGAGCTACACGTGCTTCATCCACTGCTAAACCTGTACAACCACCAATGATAAAGATAGTGTCTGACGTGGCAGCTCCCGGTGTGCCAGAAAGCGAGCAAACTCATACAGTGTTTGTCAAGCCTCCACCTTTCATGTCCATGGGAGATGGAGCTCAGAAGTCAGAGAAAGTTAAGAGTAACCTGGCTGCAGCAAAAGCCCAGGACTTGTTTGATATTTTctacagcagccaatcaggcaTCTGTTCTATCACCAAACCAGCAACCAGTACCAGAGCTGAAGAGAGTAGCACAAATAAAGGTCAACTACCTGTCCCACAAGCACAAAAACCCAAACCTCAGTGTCAGCTTCTTACCCCATCCCAACCAGCTGTGGTCAGTACATCCCCGCACCAAGTCTCAAACACTCTCCCAAGTCCCCAAACCCAGCCAGAATCAGACCTTCAGATTGCATCTGTTTGGTCTTTGCAGTCTACCCCGGCCTCAACACCTGAGATTGCTCCATCCAAAACAACTTTACAAACAATCCAACCAAAATTGACTCCACCAGCCCAGTCTGAAGCTCAGAGCGTACCCCAAAAGCAGTGGTTGACTCTTCAATCGGAGTCCCAAATCCCCCCACAAAGTGAGCCTGCTGAGGTGGACCCAACAACTCCAACTCAATCACAGTCCAACCAGGCTCCACAAATCCAAACAGAGCCACAATCTGAACCTCAACAAGACAAGTACACAGAGCCCCAGTCCCACCCAGAGACCCATCGTGAAACAGCTCCAGAACCTGAATCCAAACCAGGCCCCAAAACTAGGGGTAAGGCGACTCCGACAAAGAGAACCCCTCCTGCCCCTCGCCCTGTCCAACAAACCAGATCCCAAACCAGATACCAGacccggcagcagcagcagcagcagcaaagccattcagagccagagccagagccagagccagagcctgAGCTGCCTTCAGCAGATTCTGACTCGGCAGCTTCAGACCCAAAGGGGCTGGACACATCAGATGCCGGCCCTGGCTTGCTGGCAGAGGAGAGGGCACCCAACGAGGGGGACCCTCAGATGATGGAAATCACCTCTGAAACCCTGGACCTCCCCTCCACATTGACCTCTCTGGACTTTGAGTCAGATCTTAACTTTTCATAG